The region CCGGCGGGCGCGCAAGGCGTTCGGCGGCGGGATGCGCCAGGCCGGCGTGATAGCGGCCGCGGCCCTCTACGCCTTCCGGAACAACGTCGAGCGGCTGGCGGAGGACCACGAGCGCGCCCGGCGCCTGGCGGAGGGACTCGCCGCCGCCGGCTACGAGGTGGAGCCCCCGGAGACCAACATGGTGCTGGTGCGGGTGGAGGACGTGCCCGGCTTTCTGCGCAAGCTCGCGGAGAGGGGCGTCCTCGCCACCCCGGGGCGCCCGGGGTACGTCCGGTTCTGCACCCACCTCGACGTCGGGGACGAGGAGATCGAACGGGCTGTGGAGCGCGCCGCCGGCCTCGTCTCCGCGGCCGCCGGCCGCCGTTGACGGAGGTCGCGCGGGCGGGCTCCGGGGAGCTTTCGCGGGCCCTGCGGCTGCTGGAGGAGGGGCCGCGCGGGGGGCGCCCCCTCCCGGGGGGTATCGAGGCCCGGCTGCGCCGGGAGGTGGCCGCCGGGGGTCTCGAGGTCCTGGTGGCGCGCTCCGGGGAGGACGTTGTGGGGGCGCTCGTCCTCGCCTACCGGACGAGCGTGGTCTCCGGCGCGGTCTTCGCCAGCATCGAGGAGCTCTACGTCGGACCCCGGCACCGCCGGAGGGGGATCGGGAGCGCCCTCCTCGGCGCCGCCGGGGAGCGCTGCCGGGAGCGGGGCGTCTCCTACCTCGAGGTGCAGGCCGACGGGGGGGCGGCGCAGGGCTTCTACGCCGCCCGGGGCTTCGCCGGGGAGCCCGGCGTCAGGGTGATGTCCCGCTCTCTCCCCCTCGCG is a window of Rubrobacter xylanophilus DSM 9941 DNA encoding:
- a CDS encoding GNAT family N-acetyltransferase, with the protein product MTEVARAGSGELSRALRLLEEGPRGGRPLPGGIEARLRREVAAGGLEVLVARSGEDVVGALVLAYRTSVVSGAVFASIEELYVGPRHRRRGIGSALLGAAGERCRERGVSYLEVQADGGAAQGFYAARGFAGEPGVRVMSRSLPLARGGREAPAPRR